AAAACTTGGCTCCTGCTGTGTATCAGAAAATATAACAGAGTGTTAAATGAGAAAAGTAGTAGGTGTTAGCGATTTAAAGGTTTCAGCCAACGTAAATGAGGAGATTATTACGCATGCGTTAGGTAGCTGTCTGGGTATTACAGCCTATGATCCGGTGGCAAAAGTAGGAGGGATGGTCCATGTAATGCTGCCCCTTGCCAAAGCAGATCGTGAAAAAGCCAAAGCCCGTCCGGCTATGTATGTGGATACCGGTTTCGGCCTGCTGTTGAATGAGGTGTACGAACTGGGTGCACAAAAAAAGAATCTTGAAATTATTGTGGCCGGCGGTGCAAGTATGAAACAGAATCAGGATGATGATTACTTCAAGATTGGCAAACGAAATTTTACCGTACTGCGAAAGTTGCTTTGGAAGAATGGATTTATGATTACATCGCAGGATGTGGGAGGCAGTACTTCGCGCACCATGGTTTTGTCGCTGGCAGACGGGCAGGTAACCATTAACAAGCAGCCTCTGAATAATGTAAATCGGTCAACCGGTATTTCGGTAGGTGCAGCCTTTAACCATCAAGTAGCAATATAAGAGAGGTTATTATGGGACTTAATGTATTAATAGTGGACGATTGTCAGGTAATGCGGATGGTAATTCGCCGTACCGTAGAGCTTTGTGATTTCGATATCAATGAGATAGTTGAGGCTGAGAATGGTAGGCAGGCACTGGACTTGGTTCGTGAGTATGAATTTGGGTTAATCATTGCCGACCTGAATATGCCGGTTATGACCGGAGCTGAGATGCTGGCTCATATTAAACTGGACCCTGCCACCTGCCGCATTCCTATTCTCACAGTTTCTGCGGAAAGTAATGGCGAAAAAATCGAGATCGTAGAAGAGTTAGGCACCAATTTCTTGCATAAACCTTTTACGCCGGAAATACTTCGCAACAAAATATTAAAGTTGCTAGGAAAAGAATCGATAACAACCGAAGAGACTGATTATTTGGTAAATGGGGGAATATAAACCGTAACTGTTATGGGAGTTCATATGAAAAATATATCGATTAATAACGTACTGGTAATTGAAGACGAACCTGCAATTCGCATACTTCAGAGAGTTTTGTTGCGAAGAAGCAGATTCAACGTGGGTGATATCTTTGAAGCGGCCAACGGCATCGAGGCAATCGACATTATGAGCAGGAATAGTATAGATCTGATTTTGACTGATATAGACATGCCGGTTATGAACGGAATCGAATTTCTGAGCATCATTCACAACCATCACAAGTTCAAAGATATACCTGTGGTTGCCGCTACTTCAGAATCGGGAGAACAGTTACTAAACATGCTGGCTTTCTGGGGGCACGGATACATCAGAAAACCCCTTCGGCAGTCTATGCTTGAACAAGAAATATCAAAATTTTATGGGATCAACAATGAGTACTACTTACACGGATAAAATCCACGATATCGCCGTAAATACATTCGAGATTACCTGCTACATGTTTCCGTTGGAAGAGTGGGAAATGGAAGATGCCGACATGCTCGAAAAGCCGGATGGTTCATCCCGATCGGTAGTGCATTTTGACGGCGCTGCCAACGGAGGAATGGTGATCGATGCTTCAGAAGACCTGCTGGAAGCTATTGCTGCCAATATGCTGGGGGTTGATGAAGCTTCACAAGAAGAAAAAGAAGGGGCCCTCTGCGAAATTGCGAATATCATATGCGGAAATACAGTACCGCTTTTTGCCAGGAATGAGAACATCTGCTATATCCGTCCTCCCCGAATTGCAAAACCGGAAGAAGACCTGGATTCAATTTTTCTAAATATGCATCACGAGAAACTGCAGGTTTACCTCGACGAGGGCGTTGCAGATATCTCCATCTATTATGATGCAGAGGAGCAGTAATGATCAAAGTTCTTATCGTTGATGACTCGGCTGTAGTCAGGAAACTGCTCACCGAAGAATTAAATAAGCAAAAGGATATTGAAGTAGTTGGTACGGCTATGGATCCTTATGTAGCCCGGGAAAAAATTATCCAGCTGAAGCCGGATGTACTGACTCTTGACCTGGAAATGCCCCGTATGGACGGCCTTTCTTTTTTGGGAAAACTGATGAAGCATTTCCCCATGCCGGTGGTGGTGGTAAGTTCGCTGACCCCAAAAAACAGTGCCAATGCATTAAATGCTCTCCATCTTGGAGCAGTAGATGTGATTTGTAAACCGGGTTCAGCCTATTCAACCCAGAATATTTCTCAGGATATTGTAAAATCAATTCGGGTGGCATCCGTCGCTCGTTTCGATAAGCACATGGAAACCGTTCGGTTTATGCAGTCGGCCCAGAAGACAACGGATCAACCGGGATTATCCGGTCTTCAGCATACTACCAATAAATTAATTGCAATAGGAGCCTCTACAGGAGGGACCCGGGCTCTTGAAGCTGTTTTAACTGAACTGCCTGCCAACATTCCGGGTATTGTGATCACCCAGCATATGCCACCGGTATTCACCAAGAGTTTTTCTGAACGTTTGAACAGTATTTGCAGGATTAATGTAAAAGAGGCGGAAGACGGAGATTTGATTAAGTCGGGGCAGGCTCTGATTGCCCCGGGCAGTTTTCACATGCTGGTAGAAAAAACAAGTGCTAAATATTATGTGCGAATAAAATCGGGGCCTCCGGTTCATCATCAGCGACCAAGCGTGGATGTAATGTTCAATTCAGTAGCTAAATCAGCGGGACTGAATGCGATGGGGGTAATTTTGACCGGAATGGGAGCAGACGGTGCAAGCGGACTTTTAAATATGAAAAATGCGGGTGCCCATACCATTGCCCAGGATGAAGCAACATCAGTCGTATATGGGATGCCTAAAGAAGCTGTAAAACTGGGAGCTGCAGAAGAGGTTTTACCGCTGCAGTCTATACCCCGGGCCATTGTTAAACATATGGCCCGTAAAATGGCCGAACCGGTTTCATAACAAGGAATGGAGGGCTGGCATGATTAAGGTTCTGGTTGTTGACGATTCTTTATTTGATAGAAAACTTATTTCGTTTTTACTGAATAAGCAGGAAGATATAGAAGTGGTTGGCGTGGCCGAAGATCCTTATGAAGCCCGCCAGCAATTGGCAGAGCTTAAGCCGGATGTTATCACCCTGGATATGCTGATGCCCCGTATGGATGGACTTACTTTCCTGAAGAAATTAATGAAGCATCTGCCTTTGCCCGTGGTTGTAGTAAGCTCAGTTACTCCGGCAAACAGCAAAAGAGCCTTGCGCGCCTTAGCCGCTGGTGCCATCGAAGTGATTTCCAAGCCGAAAGCGGATTATGGCGCCAAAGATATGGAGAATGATTTAGTAAGCGCGGTGCGGACGGCCGCAGTAGCCAACGTATCGATTCAAGATTCTCCCGGCATTCTACATGGAACAATAGATAAGACTTCCACAGATCAATCTGGTGCAGAAAAACCAACTGTAGGCTCAAAAGAAAAACTGATTGCTATAGGGTCCTCAACCGGAGGTCCGAAAGCCCTGGAATATCTGCTTCCGCAATTTCCTGAGAATACTCCCGGTGTGGTTATTGTACAGCATATGCCTGAGGTTTTTACCAAACAGTTTGCAAGCCGATTGAATACCCTGTGCAGGATGGAAATTGCGGAAGCTAAAGACGGTGATATAGTACACCGGGGCAAAGTGTTAATTGCCCCCGGCAACAGACATATGATTCTCGAGGAATCTGAAACGGGTTATCAGGTTAGAATTATAGATGCACCGAAAGTTAATCATCATCGCCCAAGCGTGGATGTGCTATTTGATTCAGTAGCTAAAGTGGCTGAAGGTAATACTACGGGCGTAATTCTAACGGGTATGGGAAATGATGGAGCTAAAGGACTTCTTCAGATAAAGAATAAAGGCTGCTACACCATAGCACAGGATGAAAAAAGTTCAGTCGTGCACGGCATGCCAAAAGAAGCGGCTAAAATTGGAGCGGCTGTTGATATCCTTCCACTAAAAGAAATAGCAGGTGCGATTCTGCATCATGTAAAACCAAAGAAATTGGAACTTATAGCGTAACTAAACGGAGATAGAAATGGCAATTAACATACTTGTGGTTGACGATAGTGCTGTAATGCGAAGTATGATCATTAAAACAATTAAGAACACCGGTATTGAGGTGGGGGAAGTTCACCAGGCAAGCAACGGTGCGGAAGGGCTGGAAGTGGTTGACAACAACTGGCTCGACCTGCTTTTCATTGATGTGAACATGCCGGTTATGGATGGAATGGAAATGCTGGCCCAGGTGCGAAAAAATCCGGTCACTATGGATATGCCGGTACTTATCGTTTCTACGGAAAGCAATAACGAGCGCATCAAAATAATTGATGAGCAATATGCCGGTTTTGTTCACAAACCTTTTACCCCGGAAGTGCTGAAAGAAAAAATTCTGGATGTATTAGGTGTGATGCATTAATGGGCTGACGCTTTCAGTTGCTGTTTTTGATATCTGGTTATGTTATTAGCAAAGGGCTGGCCCCCTTCGCTTGTTTACTGGAAGAGATGGTTGCCGGTGGGTAGATGGCGGTCTAGGTAAATATGGTTTACGGTATGCAAGCGAGTCGTTTACTGCATCGCGGCGAGCATACTTTAATGATATTTTTTGTACACCGGAAAATTTTCTCCAAAAAATGCTTACCAATTCCACTCTTTTTTGTGGCTATAGGATCTAATCTGCCAATCTAAAATTCATTCAGGTACTCGAGAGTGCTGCACTATTTTTAGAGTTACAGGTTACCAGAGTAGGTGAAAATACCTAAGAGCCCTTCATACAAATTTAGGTTAAAAGGCTGATTCATTATTCAAGAGTAGCATCTACCTTTTAATATTAAAATTTTCTAATGAAATGATTGGGGTCTTTTTCTTCACAAGTAAGGAGAAAAGCCGATAAGCAAATCCAATCCTCCATATACCTATGAAGAAAACATGAAAACGGAAGACCAATTTTTAAGAAAACTGAATACTGACTTTTTAAAGTCAGCTTTTAAATCTATTCCCTTTGCGGCAGTTGTTACAAATGCAGATCGTGAGATTATTGCTGTGAATCCGGCTTTTGTGGATATCTTTGGTTTTTCGAGAGAGGAGGTGTTCGGAGAGAAGACAGCCATGCTGTATGCCGATAAAGAGGATTTCAAGCAAACCGGGAAAACCAAATACAATAAGGCTTCTGATGTTCAAGAGGCTTCATATGAACTGGCATATCGTACTAAAGATGGGGAAGATTTCCCGGCAGAAACGGTAGGAAGTGTTGTAAAGAATGATAAAGGTGATACGATTGGCTATTTAGGACTTATTAAAGACCTGAGAGCAGAAGCACAAAGAGGCAAACCTGCAACAACTCACCGATCAGCTTCATTTGTTAGTAAAGGTGATGAGTCAGGATACCTACGATTATGATCAGCAGATTAACCAATCCCTTAAACTTACCTCGGAACTTTTAGGGCTGGAGCTTGGAATTATAAGTTCTGTTAAAGATCAAACCTATACCGTTAAGTATTTTTACCCTGAAGACACAGGCCTTGAAAAAGGCATGGAGTTTGAATTGGGTAATACCTACTGCGATATCATGCTGAAAGCCGATGAAGTACTCGCGATCAACCATATGGGGGAATCAGAATACTGCCACCATGTTTGTTATGAGCAGTTTAAGCTGGAAAGTTATATAGGTGTTCCCGTTTACGTGGATGGGGACTTGTTCGGAACATTGAATTTTTCCAGTGAAGAAAGGAGAAGAGAGTTTACCCAAGGTGATAAAGACACCATAACTTTGCTTTCGGAATGGATCGGCTCTATCCTGGAAAAGAAAGAAATTGAAGATGAGTTAAGTGAAAGCCGGAAGTTGTATGAGCTTCTGGCCAACCATTCTTCGGATATGGTTTGCTTGCACGAACCGGATGGCACCTATATTTATGCTTCTCCGGTTGTAGAAGAGCTGTTAGGATTTACTCAGGAAGAAATAATAGGAATGAATCCGTATTCACGGTTTCATCCGGATGACATAGAAAGGATCCAGAAAGAGTCTCACGAAAAAGCCAAAACCGGGGAACAGGTTAAGAGTTTTACTTACCGGACCATGAAAAAAAACGGGGAGTATATATGGCTTGAAACGAATACCGAACCCGTTTTAAATGAAAGAGGAGAGGTAGTAAAGCTCCGTACGGGTACCCGGGAGGTTACGGAAAGAAAACGCTTGGAGATATTGCTGAAGGAAACCAACAAGTTAGCGGCTGTTGGCGGATGGGAATTATATCTGGATACCGGTAAATCTTATTGGACTGAAGAAGTTTATAATATCCATGAATTACCCTTGGGTACAGACACGAATCTGGTAGATGGCCTGAGTTATTTTCCGGGAGAGGCTCGCAATATTATTGAGAATGCTGTTAACCATACAGCAGAAACAGGGGAAGGTTATGATCTGGAACTGCCTTTTGTGACTGCCAAAGGAAATGAAAAGTGGGTAAGGGCCATCGGTTTAGCTGATAAAAAATCGGATGGAACTATCAATAAGCTATATGGGGTATTTCAGGACATTTCGGATCGTAAAAAGATGGAACTGGAGTTGCTGAAGGCAAAAGAGGATGCGGAAGCAGCCAATAGGGCTAAAAGTGAGTTCATAGCCAATATAAGTCATGAAATCCGAACCCCAATGAACTCCATTCTGGGCTTTACCGAACTGCTGCAAAAAAGAGCTACTACCGAAGTGAGTAAAAAGTACCTCGAAAACATCTCAAGCAGTGGTAAAATGCTTTTGCAGCTGATCAACGATATCCTTGACTTGTCAAAAATTGAAGCAGGTAAGCAGGAGGTCAACCTTAACCCAGTGAATGTAAAAGCATTTATCCGGGAGATCAGAGACATCTTTTCGGTAAAAAGCGAACAAAAGAAAATTGATCTTGATGTGATCATAGAAGAAGGAATTCCAGATTCTCTGCTTCTGGATGATGTTCAGCTTCGGCAGATTTTGTTCAACCTGGTTGGTAATGCTATAAAGTTTACCAATCATGGATACGTGACGATTGAGCTTGGTGCCAACCTCGAACAGAGGGATCTTAGTAAAGTGGACCTGATTATCAAGGTGAGTGATACCGGTATTGGAATCCCACAGGATAGAATTGATGGAATTTTCAATGCTTTTGAGCAACAAGACCGGCAGATCTCTGATCAATTTGGTGGAACAGGGTTAGGTCTTTCAATCAGTAAGAAACTGATTGAAACGTTGGGCGGAACTATTTCGGTGGAAAGTGAAGTGGGTAAGGGAAGTTGCTTCACAATTACAATTCCGAAAGTGGTTACCTCGTCAGTGCTTGTGGAAGAAAAAGCTGTTGATATACTGATGGAAGATATTCTTTTTGAGGAAGCCATGGTTCTGGTGGTAGACGACATTGTAACAAACCGCGAGCTGGTTGCTGAATTTTTGCAAGATCATCCGATGACTATTCTACAAGCCGGGGGCGGTAATGAGGCTATTCAAAAAGTTAAAGAAAACGACATTGATCTAATCCTGATGGATATCAAAATGCCCGGAATTGACGGTGTGGAAACCATGAAAATTATCAAGCGGCACAATCCGAAGGTTAAAGTACTGGCGCTTACGGCTTCAGGGTTTCTCGGGTATGGGGAGGAAGTGAAAGAATTAGGTTTTGACGGTTATCTGCGAAAACCAATTAGTTATAAAAGCCTGGTACGTAATTTGAGTGAATTCCTGCCTCATTCATCAACCGATGATCAACTTACATTCGAAAACACCGGGGCAACAGATTCTTCTGAGGAAGCGGGAATATCTGTCTGGAATCCGGAGCAGGTAAAAGCATTTTCAACTACATGGCAAGCCAGACTTAATAACCTGTTAGAAGAAATTGACAGAGAAGCTTTAATGATGGACAGCTGTGAAGTTTTTGCTGAGGAGCTTAAAAAAGCCGGTTCGGAATTAAATATTACAGAATTAGAGATTTTAGCCGATAACATCATCGAATATGCCTTCAGCTTTGATATCGAAGGCATTAAGGAATCAATAATAAAATATGATCAGGTGATACAAACGAATGTGCCGATCATAACCAACGATAAGGAATCAATAGAAGTTTATGAAAGATCAAAGCAGTAATTCATCCAAAGGATTTGTACTTATTGTAGATGATATATCAAAGAACCTTCAACTGCTGGGCACCACGCTGAGGGAAGCAGGATATAAAGTTGCAGCGGTATCAAAATCGGAGCAGGTGTTGGATAGTGCTTTAAAATACCGCCCAGATCTGATTTTGCTGGATGTTATGATGCCCGGTAAATCAGGGTTTGAAGTGTGTGAAGAACTAAAAGCTCATTCAGATCTGAAGCACATACCCGTGATTTTCCTGACGGCTAAAGTAGAGCAGGAAAGCATAGTAAACGGACTGAATTTGGGAGGTTCCGACTATGTGACCAAGCCTTTTAATACCCAGGAATTGCTGGCAAGGGTAGATACGCACATTTCCCTGAAGCTTTCAAAAGACAAGCTGAAGGAACAGAACGAAAAGTTGAATGAATTAGGTCTTATGAAAGACCGGATTTATTCGGTGATAGGGCACGACCTTAGAGGGCCGGTAAACGGAATAAGTGGAGTAATTAACTTACTGCTTAGCGACCTGGAAAATATGGATGAGGAGAAGCTTAAGAAATTTCTGACCCTGATTAATCAGTCCTCGTCTAATTTATGGAATTTGCTTACCGACTTACTGAGCTGGGCCCGTGTGCAAAGCAAAGAAATGAAGGTAAATCGCACCGATTTTTATTTGCTTTCAGCTATTGAAGAAGACATCAAGATGATGGCTTTTAATGCAGAAAAGAAAGGGATCAACATAAATATTTACCCGGAAGTGGATGTAGAAGTACATGCGGACAAAACATTTGTTCGCACCATCTTCAGGAACTTTTTATCTAATGCACTCAAATTCAGCGATAAGAAAGGACACAGTATTGATGTGCATATAGAGGTTAAGGGCGACCTCAATATTTCGGTTAAAGATTATGGAATCGGAATGTCTGAAGAAACAAAAGAGCGGCTTTTTAAATTGACTCATCCTAAGAGCGATGCCAAAATGAATGCAAATGGTGCAGGATTTGGGCTGTTACTTTGCAACGAGTTAGCCAAGTTACACGGTGGTGAAATTAAAGTGAAGAGTGAGGAAGGAAATGGCTCCACGTTTACTTTGGCGATCCCACAATCGGAGCAAGGGGTTATAGCCGCATAACCAACCATACTTTGGCGAACTTGAGTTCTGATTAATAGAAAAGTGATTCCCGTACGGCCGATAATCCATTTGCCGCAGTTGAATCGAATTAAAAGCCTATCTCGAAAGTTAGATCCCAAACGCAGTTTTGACATTTATTTGAGCAGTAGGAAGAAATTTCTACTGCTTTTTTTATATACAGATTGCACTGCAAGGGGTACTAGGAAGGATAACTAAGTTTTATTAAAAAATTTTAAGAAAAAACTTAAGAAAGCATTAGAGCTGCCGATAATGAGTTTAGAAATGCTAATACCTGAAAACTTTTTCTATATCTATATCTAAAATTGAGGAAAACCCATGCTTAAGAAATCAATACAACTATTTTCTTTTGTAATTGCCCTTGCGGTAGTAACGAGTGCAAATGCCGAATCCATATCTGATTATGTTGAAAACACGGCTTTTGAAATAGCTGCTGATGACTCAGCTAAAATTTATGATGTAGTGGATCAGATGCCGGAGATTGAAGGAGGTATCAAAGAAGTGTACAACAATATTAAATACCCCAGAGCTGCAATATCCGGACGGATTGAAGGGCGTGTTTTCGTAAAATTTGTGGTAGATGAAAACGGAAACGTAAAAAACCCGACAGTCATCAAAGATATTGGTGCAGGCTGTGGAGAAGCCGCAGTAGAAGGTATTAAGAAAGTAAAGTTCACTCCCGGTAAATTGAATGGACAACCGGTTAAGGTGTACTATACGCTTCCGGTGAGCTTCAAGATAAATAGCTAAAGAACTTAAGACTAAGACATAACATCCCCAATAATTGGCTAAAAGCATTACTCTGACCAGGGTAATGCTTTTTTTATTTTATTTAAGGTTCCGCTTCAGGCCTTGGTGAACCATTTGTGTTCCTTTCTATAAAGTCATCCTGAGCGTAAGAAGGTATGAATGGGGCGGGGTGTTTACCGCGAAGGATCTGGGTTATGAAATGCTTGGTAAACATTTAATGGCTTAGATTCATCGCTCCGCTCTGAATGACTATTGTGAAATTGAAGGAATCAGAACCACCAAGCGTCCTAAAAGATCTTGGAGCGTTCGCCGTGGAATAAAGCAACGGTACCGTGCAACGCTTGCAGTCCTTCGGACGCAGCAAGGTAGCTCCAGGCTACAGAGTCATCCTGAGCGCAGGAAAGTTTGAATGGGTCCGGTGTAAACCGCGAAGGATCTGGGTTATGACATGCTTGGTAAACATTTAATGGCTTAGATTCATCCAACCTGCTCCGGTTGGCAGGCGCTACGATTGGATAACTATCATGGTAATCCTTGAATCCGTCTAATAAAGGTTCAAAATTATGAACCCTGATTTACTTGATTTACGGATTACCGTGATTCAAGTCAGCGAGTCATCCTGAGCGCAAGAAGGTTTGAATAGGGCTGGTTGTTCACCGCGAAGGATCTGGGTTATGACATGCTTGGTAAACATCTAATGGCAAGGTTCATCCAACCTGCTCCGGTTGGCAGGCGCTAAGCTCTGAATGACGGTGGGGAGAGTAAAGGTCAACAGGGGTAAACCTTCTCAAAAATACTTAGTCCCGCACATTAAAATCATTTAAGAAAATCTCACCCTGTCCGATAAACTCATTAACAAACCAATAATTAAGCTTTTTGGTGAGGGGAACTCAGCTAATGAATCCTGCAAAGCCGGAAAGAAGCAAAACACTAACAACATGGAAG
The nucleotide sequence above comes from Gracilimonas sp.. Encoded proteins:
- a CDS encoding chemotaxis protein CheD, yielding MRKVVGVSDLKVSANVNEEIITHALGSCLGITAYDPVAKVGGMVHVMLPLAKADREKAKARPAMYVDTGFGLLLNEVYELGAQKKNLEIIVAGGASMKQNQDDDYFKIGKRNFTVLRKLLWKNGFMITSQDVGGSTSRTMVLSLADGQVTINKQPLNNVNRSTGISVGAAFNHQVAI
- a CDS encoding response regulator, with amino-acid sequence MGLNVLIVDDCQVMRMVIRRTVELCDFDINEIVEAENGRQALDLVREYEFGLIIADLNMPVMTGAEMLAHIKLDPATCRIPILTVSAESNGEKIEIVEELGTNFLHKPFTPEILRNKILKLLGKESITTEETDYLVNGGI
- a CDS encoding response regulator, with amino-acid sequence MKNISINNVLVIEDEPAIRILQRVLLRRSRFNVGDIFEAANGIEAIDIMSRNSIDLILTDIDMPVMNGIEFLSIIHNHHKFKDIPVVAATSESGEQLLNMLAFWGHGYIRKPLRQSMLEQEISKFYGINNEYYLHG
- a CDS encoding chemotaxis protein CheX, yielding MSTTYTDKIHDIAVNTFEITCYMFPLEEWEMEDADMLEKPDGSSRSVVHFDGAANGGMVIDASEDLLEAIAANMLGVDEASQEEKEGALCEIANIICGNTVPLFARNENICYIRPPRIAKPEEDLDSIFLNMHHEKLQVYLDEGVADISIYYDAEEQ
- a CDS encoding chemotaxis response regulator protein-glutamate methylesterase, with product MIKVLIVDDSAVVRKLLTEELNKQKDIEVVGTAMDPYVAREKIIQLKPDVLTLDLEMPRMDGLSFLGKLMKHFPMPVVVVSSLTPKNSANALNALHLGAVDVICKPGSAYSTQNISQDIVKSIRVASVARFDKHMETVRFMQSAQKTTDQPGLSGLQHTTNKLIAIGASTGGTRALEAVLTELPANIPGIVITQHMPPVFTKSFSERLNSICRINVKEAEDGDLIKSGQALIAPGSFHMLVEKTSAKYYVRIKSGPPVHHQRPSVDVMFNSVAKSAGLNAMGVILTGMGADGASGLLNMKNAGAHTIAQDEATSVVYGMPKEAVKLGAAEEVLPLQSIPRAIVKHMARKMAEPVS
- a CDS encoding chemotaxis response regulator protein-glutamate methylesterase, whose product is MIKVLVVDDSLFDRKLISFLLNKQEDIEVVGVAEDPYEARQQLAELKPDVITLDMLMPRMDGLTFLKKLMKHLPLPVVVVSSVTPANSKRALRALAAGAIEVISKPKADYGAKDMENDLVSAVRTAAVANVSIQDSPGILHGTIDKTSTDQSGAEKPTVGSKEKLIAIGSSTGGPKALEYLLPQFPENTPGVVIVQHMPEVFTKQFASRLNTLCRMEIAEAKDGDIVHRGKVLIAPGNRHMILEESETGYQVRIIDAPKVNHHRPSVDVLFDSVAKVAEGNTTGVILTGMGNDGAKGLLQIKNKGCYTIAQDEKSSVVHGMPKEAAKIGAAVDILPLKEIAGAILHHVKPKKLELIA
- a CDS encoding response regulator translates to MAINILVVDDSAVMRSMIIKTIKNTGIEVGEVHQASNGAEGLEVVDNNWLDLLFIDVNMPVMDGMEMLAQVRKNPVTMDMPVLIVSTESNNERIKIIDEQYAGFVHKPFTPEVLKEKILDVLGVMH
- a CDS encoding PAS domain-containing protein — translated: MKTEDQFLRKLNTDFLKSAFKSIPFAAVVTNADREIIAVNPAFVDIFGFSREEVFGEKTAMLYADKEDFKQTGKTKYNKASDVQEASYELAYRTKDGEDFPAETVGSVVKNDKGDTIGYLGLIKDLRAEAQRGKPATTHRSASFVSKGDESGYLRL
- a CDS encoding ATP-binding protein, with product MSQDTYDYDQQINQSLKLTSELLGLELGIISSVKDQTYTVKYFYPEDTGLEKGMEFELGNTYCDIMLKADEVLAINHMGESEYCHHVCYEQFKLESYIGVPVYVDGDLFGTLNFSSEERRREFTQGDKDTITLLSEWIGSILEKKEIEDELSESRKLYELLANHSSDMVCLHEPDGTYIYASPVVEELLGFTQEEIIGMNPYSRFHPDDIERIQKESHEKAKTGEQVKSFTYRTMKKNGEYIWLETNTEPVLNERGEVVKLRTGTREVTERKRLEILLKETNKLAAVGGWELYLDTGKSYWTEEVYNIHELPLGTDTNLVDGLSYFPGEARNIIENAVNHTAETGEGYDLELPFVTAKGNEKWVRAIGLADKKSDGTINKLYGVFQDISDRKKMELELLKAKEDAEAANRAKSEFIANISHEIRTPMNSILGFTELLQKRATTEVSKKYLENISSSGKMLLQLINDILDLSKIEAGKQEVNLNPVNVKAFIREIRDIFSVKSEQKKIDLDVIIEEGIPDSLLLDDVQLRQILFNLVGNAIKFTNHGYVTIELGANLEQRDLSKVDLIIKVSDTGIGIPQDRIDGIFNAFEQQDRQISDQFGGTGLGLSISKKLIETLGGTISVESEVGKGSCFTITIPKVVTSSVLVEEKAVDILMEDILFEEAMVLVVDDIVTNRELVAEFLQDHPMTILQAGGGNEAIQKVKENDIDLILMDIKMPGIDGVETMKIIKRHNPKVKVLALTASGFLGYGEEVKELGFDGYLRKPISYKSLVRNLSEFLPHSSTDDQLTFENTGATDSSEEAGISVWNPEQVKAFSTTWQARLNNLLEEIDREALMMDSCEVFAEELKKAGSELNITELEILADNIIEYAFSFDIEGIKESIIKYDQVIQTNVPIITNDKESIEVYERSKQ
- a CDS encoding hybrid sensor histidine kinase/response regulator, yielding MKDQSSNSSKGFVLIVDDISKNLQLLGTTLREAGYKVAAVSKSEQVLDSALKYRPDLILLDVMMPGKSGFEVCEELKAHSDLKHIPVIFLTAKVEQESIVNGLNLGGSDYVTKPFNTQELLARVDTHISLKLSKDKLKEQNEKLNELGLMKDRIYSVIGHDLRGPVNGISGVINLLLSDLENMDEEKLKKFLTLINQSSSNLWNLLTDLLSWARVQSKEMKVNRTDFYLLSAIEEDIKMMAFNAEKKGININIYPEVDVEVHADKTFVRTIFRNFLSNALKFSDKKGHSIDVHIEVKGDLNISVKDYGIGMSEETKERLFKLTHPKSDAKMNANGAGFGLLLCNELAKLHGGEIKVKSEEGNGSTFTLAIPQSEQGVIAA
- a CDS encoding energy transducer TonB encodes the protein MLKKSIQLFSFVIALAVVTSANAESISDYVENTAFEIAADDSAKIYDVVDQMPEIEGGIKEVYNNIKYPRAAISGRIEGRVFVKFVVDENGNVKNPTVIKDIGAGCGEAAVEGIKKVKFTPGKLNGQPVKVYYTLPVSFKINS